Proteins from a single region of Apium graveolens cultivar Ventura chromosome 7, ASM990537v1, whole genome shotgun sequence:
- the LOC141671683 gene encoding pentatricopeptide repeat-containing protein At2g13600-like encodes MILKLSLSWRHLSNPRRFICTLQQTAVISDNHPVANHNHSYIDISQKYYELMKYCYSIPLARKLHAQLINLGIISSTFLQNHLIYMYSNCGLIDDAIRVFRCMEFSNVFSHNTLINGLGDSGRVKDARKVFDEMPQRDVVSWNSIMSGYFRNGRADDTLKIFAEMITSGSCVPDQFCFSCVMKACASLGYVKLASQLHGLVEKFYLGRDNSVDSSIIDMYIKCGDLGSAEKVFLRIEDPNFFCWNSMIYGYSKLYGVQRAMNLFNQMPRRDSVSWSTMISILSQNKNSLETLFMFYEMCAQGFRSNSMTYASVLSACANICDADWGAHLHARIVRMEHSIDLYVGCGLIDMYGKCGYLRAARQVFDNLTENNVVAWTSLIGGLAQSGHEEEALVLFKQMREVPVSSDKFTLATVIGACSTIEDISLGRQLHGFAAKTGADVCVTVGNALVTMYAKCGDVGSANYAFDTMPVKDIISWTAMVSAFSQIGKVEKAREYFNEMPDRNVITWNSMLATYIQHGYFEEGLNLYNLMRQKGVKPDWITLASAISACAHSAVLKLGNQIIAVAEKSGFGIDVAVKNSSLSMYSRCGQIKEARKVFESMIVKDLISWNSMMTGYAQSGQGREVIDVFESMLKMGIAPDHISYVSVLSGCSHSGFLPEGKHYFNTMTKDHGIFPTLEHFACMVDLLGRAGLLEEARNIINDMPLEPNAFIWGALLGACRIHGNTELAEIALKKLMELDAEDSGSYILLSNIYSDAGKLKGVLDVRKLMREKGIKKNPGCSWIEVDNRVHVFTVDDISHPQIKEIYVKLEEIIKKIKETGKYTNEIGHTRPMSYHSEKIAVAYGLLTLPPWMPIRVMKNLRICRDCHLVMKLTSSVMSRELIVRDANRFHHFKDGACSCKDYW; translated from the coding sequence ATGATCTTAAAGTTGAGTCTATCATGGCGCCATCTCTCAAATCCTCGTCGCTTCATTTGCACCCTACAACAAACTGCTGTCATTTCAGACAACCACCCTGTTGCAAACCACAACCACTCTTACATAGACATTTCCCAAAAGTACTACGAATTAATGAAATACTGTTATTCCATTCCGCTTGCACGTAAACTCCATGCGCAACTCATCAACTTAGGCATTATCTCCTCAACTTTTCTCCAGAACCATCTTATTTATATGTACTCTAACTGTGGTTTGATTGATGATGCTATCCGTGTTTTCCGGTGCATGGAGTTTAGTAATGTTTTTAGTCACAATACATTGATTAATGGGCTGGGTGATTCAGGTCGGGTTAAGGATGCTCgtaaggtgtttgatgaaatgcctCAGAGAGATGTTGTTTCTTGGAATTCGATTATGTCAGGTTATTTTCGCAATGGGAGAGCTGATGATACACTAAAGATTTTTGCGGAGATGATTACGAGTGGAAGTTGTGTTCCTGATCAGTTTTGCTTCTCTTGCGTTATGAAAGCTTGTGCTAGTCTTGGGTATGTCAAGTTGGCTTCTCAACTTCATGGTTTGGTTGAGAAATTTTACTTGGGACGGGATAATTCTGTTGATTCGTCGATTATTGATATGTATATCAAGTGTGGGGACCTAGGTTCTGCTGAGAAAGTGTTTTTGAGGATAGAGGATCCAAATTTCTTTTGTTGGAATAGTATGATTTATGGTTACTCTAAATTATATGGTGTTCAGAGGGCTATGAATTTGTTTAATCAAATGCCTAGACGTGACTCCGTTTCTTGGAGCACAATGATTTCGATCTTGTCTCAGAATAAGAATAGCCTTGAAACTCTCTTTATGTTTTATGAGATGTGCGCTCAAGGTTTTAGATCAAATTCGATGACTTATGCTAGTGTACTAAGTGCATGTGCTAACATTTGTGATGCAGATTGGGGTGCACATTTGCATGCCCGAATTGTCCGAATGGAACATAGTATTGATCTGTATGTGGGATGTGGTCTGATTGATATGTATGGGAAATGTGGATACCTACGAGCTGCAAGACAGGTATTCGATAACTTAACAGAAAATAACGTGGTTGCATGGACTTCTTTAATTGGGGGACTTGCTCAGTCTGGCCACGAAGAAGAAGCTTTAGTTTTATTCAAACAAATGAGGGAGGTTCCTGTATCCTCCGACAAGTTTACTTTGGCCACAGTTATTGGGGCCTGTTCTACTATAGAGGATATCTCTCTTGGGAGACAACTTCATGGTTTTGCAGCAAAGACTGGGGCTGATGTCTGTGTCACTGTAGGAAATGCACTAGTTACAATGTATGCCAAATGTGGAGATGTGGGTAGTGCAAATTATGCCTTTGATACGATGCCTGTAAAAGATATCATATCGTGGACAGCAATGGTCTCAGCTTTCTCTCAGATTGGAAAAGTCGAAAAAGCTAGAGAATATTTTAATGAGATGCCGGACCGAAATGTCATAACCTGGAATTCAATGTTAGCTACATACATACAACATGGATACTTTGAGGAGGGTCTTAATCTCTACAATTTGATGCGTCAAAAAGGTGTAAAACCAGACTGGATAACTCTTGCAAGTGCAATTAGTGCTTGTGCGCATTCAGCCGTACTAAAACTTGGCAATCAGATCATAGCTGTAGCTGAAAAGTCGGGTTTTGGTATAGATGTTGCAGTTAAAAATAGTTCATTAAGTATGTATTCAAGATGCGGACAAATCAAAGAAGCACGCAAAGTTTTTGAGTCTATGATTGTTAAGGATTTGATTTCTTGGAACAGCATGATGACTGGATATGCCCAGAGTGGGCAGGGCAGGGAAGTGATTGATGTTTTCGAGAGTATGCTGAAGATGGGTATTGCTCCAGATCATATTAGCTACGTGTCTGTTCTATCAGGTTGCAGCCATTCAGGATTTTTACCCGAAGGGAAACACTACTTTAATACGATGACGAAGGATCATGGTATCTTTCCTACTCTTGAACATTTTGCATGCATGGTAGATCTGCTTGGTCGGGCTGGTTTGCTAGAAGAGGCTCGTAATATAATTAATGATATGCCATTGGAGCCTAATGCTTTTATTTGGGGAGCTCTGCTCGGTGCTTGCCGGATACATGGTAACACAGAATTAGCAGAAATTGCACTTAAAAAGTTgatggagttggatgcagaggACTCTGGCAGCTATATTCTTCTGTCAAACATATATTCAGATGCTGGTAAGTTAAAAGGTGTTTTAGATGTGAGAAAGCTTATGAGGGAAAAAGGAATCAAGAAAAATCCAGGTTGCAGCTGGATTGAGGTTGATAATAGGGTTCACGTGTTTACTGTGGATGATATTAGTCACCCACAAATTAAGGAAATATATGTAAAGTTGGAGGAAATTATAAAGAAGATAAAGGAAACAGGTAAATACACTAATGAAATTGGTCATACTAGGCCTATGAGTTACCACAGTGAGAAGATTGCTGTGGCTTATGGCTTGTTGACCTTGCCACCTTGGATGCCTATCCGTGTAATGAAGAATCTACGGATTTGTCGTGATTGTCACTTGGTAATGAAGTTAACCTCTTCTGTAATGTCAAGGGAACTCATTGTGCGGGATGCTAATCGCTTCCACCATTTTAAGGATGGGGCTTGTTCTTGTAAAGATTATTGGTGA
- the LOC141674141 gene encoding putative mitochondrial protein AtMg00820, producing the protein MSTLTIHNDPLYYKDAIKDSGWVQAMNTELQALENNNTWILTLLPTNKKAIGCRWIFKTKYNSDGSVDRKKARLVVLGCNQTYGEDYAETFAPVAKMTTIRTLLVVAALLN; encoded by the coding sequence ATGTCGACCTTGACAATTCATAATGATCCACTTTACTACAAAGATGCTATAAAAGACTCTGGTTGGGTACAAGCGATGAACACTGAACTGCAGGCCCTAGAAAATAACAACACGTGGATATTAACTCTTCTACCAACAAACAAGAAAGCTATTGGATGCAGGTGGATATTCAAAACCAAGTATAATTCTGATGGGTCTGTGGATCGAAAGAAAGCACGACTTGTAGTGCTTGGCTGCAATCAAACATATGGTGAGGATTATGCTGAAACGTTCGCTCCCGTAGCAAAAATGACTACAATTCGAACGCTGCTGGTTGTTGCTGCTCTTCTCAATTGA
- the LOC141672688 gene encoding uncharacterized protein LOC141672688, translating to MEDTFNVRVNKVFGSLPAPETAPSSLWCLTDEEIEKREWNRDKGSPVNDDEPKPYPRNLDAFSNISGSGSEIKTSDLLQELEEELDDDEDDENDDKGFVERDGESSDVWDVRASIGKDCTLDNEEEEDEFDQLAIGRDEALHSLYQRDITDYETDMKLYSEIPNTFKNVSKDPRANSRAAKIRLQEDAGVVDNVDYMRACGIPHSAPNAQNGISKESVGVNSILKSKGNHSDSKSKKRVRFESSCKDQCEKNSEGSNVIASETSLMLDKPDSVPKDSPNVPDYMRNPSKYKHYTFDPSPEIDEASNHRAYADFLKLVKQPDHMESQDSLPFELPKSVTFTPKKKQGENTVGINRNESEQNQNKRLPIAMAAEDELGNGICAMEEDEHEAATYDRMKSSQKLGRRYRTKDSE from the exons ATGGAAGACACTTTCAATGTTCGTGTAAACAAGGTATTCGGATCTCTACCAGCTCCGGAGACGGCGCCGTCATCGCTGTGGTGCTTAACCGACGAGGAGATTGAGAAGAGAGAATGGAATCGAGACAAAGGAAGCCCCGTAAACGATGATGAACCAAAGCCGTATCCGAGAAATCTGGACGCTTTTTCGAATATAAGTGGCAGTGGATCGGAAATTAAGACCTCTGATCTTCTACAAGAGCTCGAGGAGGAGTTAGATGATGACGAAGACGATGAGAATGATGACAAAGGATTTGTTGAGCGTGATGGTGAGTCTTCTGATGTGTGGGATGTTCGAGCTTCGATTGGGAAGGATTGCACTCTTGACAATGAg gaagaagaagatgaattTGACCAATTGGCAATCGGTAGGGATGAAGCTCTTCATAGCTTGTATCAGAGGGACATCACagattatgagactgatatgaaATTGTATAGTGAGATTCCTAACACATTTAAAAATGTAAGTAAAGACCCTCGAGCAAACAGTAGAGCTGCGAAAATTCGACTCCAAGAAGATGCAGGAGTGGTTGATAATGTTGATTACATGCGAGCTTGCGGAATTCCTCACTCTGCTCCCAATGCTCAAAATGGCATTTCTAAGGAGTCTGTTGGTGTGAATTCTATTCTTAAAAGCAAAGGAAATCATTCGGATTCAAAATCCAAGAAACGGGTACGCTTTGAATCTAGCTGCAAGGATCAGTGTGAGAAAAATTCTGAAGGATCAAATGTTATAGCCTCCGAAACAAGTTTGATGTTAGATAAACCAGATTCTGTACCAAAAGATTCTCCTAATGTTCCAGACTATATGAGAAATCCTTCAAAGTATAAACATTACACTTTTGATCCGTCACCTGAAATTGACGAGGCATCTAACCATAGAGCTTATGCCGATTTTCTTAAGTTGGTGAAACAGCCGGACCATATGGAATCTCAGGATTCTCTTCCTTTTGAGCTTCCCAAATCTGTCACATTTACTCCAAAGAAAAAGCAAGGAGAGAATACTGTGGGAATAAATAGAAATGAGTCTGAGCAGAATCAGAATAAACGTCTTCCCATTGCCATGGCGGCTGAGGATGAACTTGGAAATGGGATTTGTGCTATGGAAGAAGATGAGCATGAAGCAGCAACATATGATAGGATGAAAAGCTCACAGAAATTAGGGCGACGTTATCGAACGAAGGACAGTGAATAA
- the LOC141671073 gene encoding histone-lysine N-methyltransferase, H3 lysine-9 specific SUVH4-like isoform X1: MEDNDNNNHNHHNYIITDNPSSDDKRSTSRVQKLKAQKAIRALSQKLKQHSPVNNTKKKKKKTIKVEKSRNGVETNDVIVKQQEEESPICVENKESMNVCEQNQQVEEKTVKRMEMMILEASKRQKLEEGQEKDKFAECVENEMTEAEKSAYAVVTEALRTFYKYYLHAVQEEETRCGKAEALKKNMKSSKPKKGVIQDVDNKKGARRPDLKALTMMKESNTLLSPNKIGSIPGIEVGKQFFSRAEMVAVGFNSHWLNGIDCITREDKEGSSGYNLPIAVVIVMSGQYEDDLDNSEDVIYTGQGGNKLTGNRRQFRDQVLEKGNLGLKNSMEQCVPVRVVRGHECKSSYVGKVYTYDGLYKVVNYWSERGVSGFYVYKFRLKRLEGQPLLTTDQVQFAGGQVPKSASDLRGLVCEDISDGQENVPIPATNLVDDPPFAPTGFTYCNSIQVSERVKLPVKSLGCNCSGNCAYSKTCFCATLNGSNLPYVHRDGGRLIEPKAVVYECGPNCGCGPGCVNRISQRGIKYQLEVYRTPRKGWAVRSWDYIPSGAPVCEYIGKLMKTDDVDAIPENNYIFDIDCLQTMKGLDGRERRLGSVCIPSSENDDDKDIVPEFCIDAGPTGNVARFINHSCQPNLFVQCVLSTHHDIKQARVVLFAADNIPPMKELTYDYGYALNSVVGPDGEIKQLLCYCGAAVCRKRLF, from the exons ATGGAGGATAATGATAATAACAATCACAACCACCACAACTATATCATCACCGACAACCCCAGCTCCGACGACAAACGCTCCACCTCCAGGGTCCAGAAGTTAAAAGCCCAAAAGGCTATTAGAGCTCTTTCCCAAAAGCTAAAACAGCACTCTCCTGTTAACAAcaccaagaagaagaagaagaagactaTTAAGGTGGAAAAATCGCGCAATGGCGTCGAGACCAACGATGTAATAGTTAAACAACAGGAGGAGGAATCGCCTATTTGTGTCGAGAATAAGGAGAGTATGAATGTGTGTGAGCAAAATCAGCAAGTTGAGGAAAAAACTGTCAAGAGAATGGAGATGATGATTTTGGAGGCGTCTAAGCGCCAGAAACTCGAGGAAGGCCAGGAGAAGGACAAGTTTGCGGAGTGTGTCGAAAATGAAATGACTGAGGCTGAGAAGAGTGCCTATGCCGTGGTTACTGAAGCTCTGAGGACATTTTACAAATATTACCTTCATGCTGTTCAG GAGGAGGAGACGAGGTGTGGAAAAGCAGAAGCTCTTAAAAAGAACATGAAAAGTTCAAAGCCTAAG AAAGGAGTGATACAAGATGTGGACAATAAAAAGGGTGCCAGGCGCCCTGATTTAAAGGCACTAACAATG ATGAAGGAGTCAAATACATTACTTTCCCCTAACAAAATAGGGTCCATTCCAG GGATTGAGGTTGGGAAACAATTCTTTTCACGGGCTGAGATGGTTGCTGTAGGTTTCAATAGCCACTGGTTAAATGGAATTGATTGTATTACCCGTGAAGACAAAGAG GGGTCCAGTGGCTATAACTTACCGATTGCTGTAGTGATAGTTATGTCAGGGCAATATGAAGATGACCTAGATAACAGTGAGGATGTCATCTATACAGGCCAAGGTGGTAATAAATTAACTGGTAACAGGCGTCAGTTCCGGGATCAGGTTTTGGAAAAGGGTAATTTGGGACTGAAG AACAGTATGGAGCAGTGTGTTCCGGTTAGAGTTGTTCGTGGGCATGAGTGCAAAAGTAGTTATGTTGGCAAGGTTTACACTTATGATGGCTTATACAAG GTGGTTAATTACTGGTCCGAGAGAGGTGTTTCTGGCTTTTATGTGTATAAGTTTCGGCTGAAGCGGCTTGAAGGACAACCACTTTTGACAACAGATCAG gTTCAGTTTGCTGGTGGACAAGTTCCCAAATCTGCTTCCGATTTACGCGG GTTGGTGTGTGAGGACATATCTGATGGCCAAGAAAATGTTCCCATCCCAGCTACCAATTTGGTTGATGATCCACCTTTTGCACCTACAG GTTTTACTTACTGCAACTCTATTCAAGTATCAGAACGTGTGAAGCTCCCTGTGAAATCCCTTGGATGCAATTGCAGTGGCAATTGTGCATATTCCAAGACCTGTTTTTGTGCTACGCTTAATGGTTCTAACTTGCCATATGTCCATCGTGATGGAGGAAG ACTGATTGAGCCTAAGGCAGTCGTATATGAATGTGGACCAAACTGCGGCTGTGGACCTGGATGTGTGAACCGGATATCTCAGAGAGGAATAAAGTATCAACTTGAG GTTTACAGAACTCCAAGGAAAGGATGGGCTGTTCGATCATGGGATTACATACCTTCCGGGGCACCAGTATGTGAGTATATTGGCAAACTTATGAAGACAGATGATGTGGATGCGATCCCTGAAAACAATTATATCTTTGATATAGACTGCTTGCAAACGATGAAGGGGCTGGATGGGAGAGAG AGAAGACTAGGTAGTGTGTGTATACCTTCCTCAGAGAATGATGATGACAAGGACATTGTTCCAGAGTTCTGCATTGATGCAGGCCCTACAGGCAATGTTGCTAGATTTATTAATCACAGCTGTCAGCCCAATCTCTTTGTTCAATGTGTGTTGAGCACCCACCATGATATTAAACAAGCACGTGTTGTGCTCTTTGCTGCAGATAATATACCACCCATGAAA GAGCTAACATATGACTATGGGTATGCTCTCAACAGTGTTGTGGGTCCTGATGGGGAAATTAAACAACTCCTGTGCTATTGTGGTGCAGCAGTCTGTCGGAAGCGCTTGTTCTAG
- the LOC141671073 gene encoding histone-lysine N-methyltransferase, H3 lysine-9 specific SUVH4-like isoform X2, translated as MKESNTLLSPNKIGSIPGIEVGKQFFSRAEMVAVGFNSHWLNGIDCITREDKEGSSGYNLPIAVVIVMSGQYEDDLDNSEDVIYTGQGGNKLTGNRRQFRDQVLEKGNLGLKNSMEQCVPVRVVRGHECKSSYVGKVYTYDGLYKVVNYWSERGVSGFYVYKFRLKRLEGQPLLTTDQVQFAGGQVPKSASDLRGLVCEDISDGQENVPIPATNLVDDPPFAPTGFTYCNSIQVSERVKLPVKSLGCNCSGNCAYSKTCFCATLNGSNLPYVHRDGGRLIEPKAVVYECGPNCGCGPGCVNRISQRGIKYQLEVYRTPRKGWAVRSWDYIPSGAPVCEYIGKLMKTDDVDAIPENNYIFDIDCLQTMKGLDGRERRLGSVCIPSSENDDDKDIVPEFCIDAGPTGNVARFINHSCQPNLFVQCVLSTHHDIKQARVVLFAADNIPPMKELTYDYGYALNSVVGPDGEIKQLLCYCGAAVCRKRLF; from the exons ATGAAGGAGTCAAATACATTACTTTCCCCTAACAAAATAGGGTCCATTCCAG GGATTGAGGTTGGGAAACAATTCTTTTCACGGGCTGAGATGGTTGCTGTAGGTTTCAATAGCCACTGGTTAAATGGAATTGATTGTATTACCCGTGAAGACAAAGAG GGGTCCAGTGGCTATAACTTACCGATTGCTGTAGTGATAGTTATGTCAGGGCAATATGAAGATGACCTAGATAACAGTGAGGATGTCATCTATACAGGCCAAGGTGGTAATAAATTAACTGGTAACAGGCGTCAGTTCCGGGATCAGGTTTTGGAAAAGGGTAATTTGGGACTGAAG AACAGTATGGAGCAGTGTGTTCCGGTTAGAGTTGTTCGTGGGCATGAGTGCAAAAGTAGTTATGTTGGCAAGGTTTACACTTATGATGGCTTATACAAG GTGGTTAATTACTGGTCCGAGAGAGGTGTTTCTGGCTTTTATGTGTATAAGTTTCGGCTGAAGCGGCTTGAAGGACAACCACTTTTGACAACAGATCAG gTTCAGTTTGCTGGTGGACAAGTTCCCAAATCTGCTTCCGATTTACGCGG GTTGGTGTGTGAGGACATATCTGATGGCCAAGAAAATGTTCCCATCCCAGCTACCAATTTGGTTGATGATCCACCTTTTGCACCTACAG GTTTTACTTACTGCAACTCTATTCAAGTATCAGAACGTGTGAAGCTCCCTGTGAAATCCCTTGGATGCAATTGCAGTGGCAATTGTGCATATTCCAAGACCTGTTTTTGTGCTACGCTTAATGGTTCTAACTTGCCATATGTCCATCGTGATGGAGGAAG ACTGATTGAGCCTAAGGCAGTCGTATATGAATGTGGACCAAACTGCGGCTGTGGACCTGGATGTGTGAACCGGATATCTCAGAGAGGAATAAAGTATCAACTTGAG GTTTACAGAACTCCAAGGAAAGGATGGGCTGTTCGATCATGGGATTACATACCTTCCGGGGCACCAGTATGTGAGTATATTGGCAAACTTATGAAGACAGATGATGTGGATGCGATCCCTGAAAACAATTATATCTTTGATATAGACTGCTTGCAAACGATGAAGGGGCTGGATGGGAGAGAG AGAAGACTAGGTAGTGTGTGTATACCTTCCTCAGAGAATGATGATGACAAGGACATTGTTCCAGAGTTCTGCATTGATGCAGGCCCTACAGGCAATGTTGCTAGATTTATTAATCACAGCTGTCAGCCCAATCTCTTTGTTCAATGTGTGTTGAGCACCCACCATGATATTAAACAAGCACGTGTTGTGCTCTTTGCTGCAGATAATATACCACCCATGAAA GAGCTAACATATGACTATGGGTATGCTCTCAACAGTGTTGTGGGTCCTGATGGGGAAATTAAACAACTCCTGTGCTATTGTGGTGCAGCAGTCTGTCGGAAGCGCTTGTTCTAG